A segment of the Elaeis guineensis isolate ETL-2024a chromosome 6, EG11, whole genome shotgun sequence genome:
GTGTTTGATTGGCTACATTCCACGCTCAAAAGTTTAGTGAGATGTGAATTTGTAAGCTGGGGCAGCTTATGCGTCTATATTGAATCACGAAAAATTTTACCGGACTAAGATCATGCTTTCAAGTATTGAGATATAGTATATGTGTAGAGATGCATCATTTACTTGAAATCAGGCTTCTGTATTCTGATGGGATTCGGTACTGCTGAGACTGATGGCACCCAATCATGCTTCTCTATTCAATATAACAGAGATCTTCTTTGCTGTCTGTAATTTAGCTTGTCATTTCAGAACGACCGTTCCAATTTTTTGCATGGTGTTGTGAGGTCAACTTTCAGTAGTATCAACTCAGTAGGATGGAGTTGAGAATGGGGATTGCAGGCAGCATACATGTATGCGTCCCTGTATACGTGCGCACGCacgagagatagagagaaagaagagatggctaaTCTCAatttagaaagagaaagagatAAAGATGAAAGTGATATAAATATTATCTATCCAGATCTATTTTCGTATTCAAATAAATtcagatatttataaaaaattaaaatccaaCTAATATCTAAATTCAtatccatcaaaactaaaaataaaaaaaaacaaccATTCTATCTATATCCGAATCTACgtgtaatcctatataattttatataataattattaattttttaaaaaatatacaatcatataaatatattattaatttaatttatcatttatttaataatatctttgattctatcgttataaaatttaattatctaaataatatttataattatatccatacttctaaTATTCGAAttgtatccatatttttttaaaataaatataaatataaatttttatatttgaataatatttatatttatatttatattcatcaaataCGGATATAGATACAGTGATATCCGATCCGATTTCAGTTGTAGAAGGAGAGATGGgaagattggctgacacatgtaTAAATGGTGCCACCTTCCCAATAAACCAACAAGAAAATTAGAGATTTTTTTGCCAGCTCCAGGACAAATGCAGAGAGACAACCTCACTAATGAAAAGAAGCCCAGCACAGTTCAAACACAATATAATTATAATCAAGGAGAATCCTGAATAGAGTGGACAAGGGACAATGGCCTGAGCCACCAGCTGACATCTCTTGATCAGCAGTAGGAAGTTTGTGGAGGGCGCCAACCCACAGTTTATTCGAGTGTCCAGATTTGGCCTCACCTGTCACTGTCCCCCCAccaaaactctgagagaaggctGCAACAAGGGGTCACCCTCCTCACCATTGGTTTAGCTGAAACCCaagatcccctcttctttttctgCGGGAAAAAGCATACAAAGATAAAGAATATTATTTGCACCTTATACCACAATCATGTCGTTTTTAGGTTCTCTTTTGAAAGAACAGAGGCTTCAGACCTTTTCTGGGTTTTGGTAAGGAAAGATTCTCCCCTCACAGTGAGAGGGACAAAAACTTCCAGACGCCCTCCCCTTTTTTCCATTCCTCAAGGAGACACTTGTTGGCCAGGGAGATTTTAGGTCACCCTTTTACCTAATTCTATCAGCATCTGAGAACAAACAGATAGAACTTGGGTGCCTCAAGTCCTTCTGTACAAATAAATAAGATAGGTCTTGGATGCTCACCTCGCACCATAAATTGGCAGGGGAGTCATTAGATTTACATGACTGAATACATAAAATGGGATATGAGGAGTAATTAATGCACCTTGTTGCATTCAGAGTTATCTAGCTGTTGCACATATCATGGCACTGGCTGAAGCTTTATGGATGGTCTGTGCAAATACTTTACAAAAGCAGTGGGAGATTTTCAACCTTCAAAGACTGAAAAATGAGCAGTTTTGTGACAAAGAACTTAATTAATTGATTCTAATGTTTGCAAGGATTCTTAAATCTTAATTGATTCAAAAAGGATTAAATAATTCCTACAATTAAGACAATACATTGGGCACGCTATTTGCAAAACAAACCTGAGTTGAACGTCTCTACCTTAAGCACATCAATGTGCCTCTAAAAACACATTTTCTTAAAGATACTACGGTCAGAACAAGGATTTTGACAATCTTTGAGATCTGATGCTCCTCAATTATACAACAAGGCAATGAGCAACTACCGAAAATTTCTGCTTATTTTGGTGGCATTCATAACAAGTATGCCGAATGCAATTAATTCATTGCAAAACAGAAAAACCATGACAAGCAAGGTCCTAATATGTAGAACATATaagagagtcaaaaattaaaaGCTAAAAATCAAACCATCACAAAATAAGAAATTAAAGATGGATGCAAACGATATTTAGAACATATGTGAGAGTCAAATATTAACATTCAAGAGGgacataaaattaataaaaattaagcaAAACAGGAAAATGAAGCATAATTTCTTAAAAAATGATGCAGAAATGATCACAGTAAAATGGAAGTGAGCGCATCTTGCCATTCTATAGATCAACTGTGCCAACAGACATCTCAAACTGTTCTGCCCAGAGATATATGCAAGAAAAGGACAAGGATCACCAGCAACACCTTCAGAAATGATTTCctctgtatcaaaagcaatttctATAAGCTCCAAGCCCCACAAAATCTTTCAAAAGGACCCCCAAAACAGAAAAACTATTTATAAATCCCTGTGATGCCATCAAATCCAATGCAGAACAAAACAATTCAAGAGGCCACTTCAAGCCTCGGTTCAAAGCAGAAACCAGTGAAAAGCTGGAGAGGAAATCTTTTGGTCACAGGACACTTGACCGACCATTTCCACTGCTTCTGGTTCATGTCAAAAACAAGCAAAGCAGTGGCTCCATAACTCTGTATGTATATCAGATCATCAGTGCCACTGCTTGCAAAAACATCATCAAACTCACCAAATCCTTGGAAAAATTTGTGAGGCATCCGAGTGACCTCTCGCCAACCTTCCTTGCAAAGCTCCCAGATGCCTATTCCCCTGATGATATCTGGCCTGTCATATTTCGCAATCCCGCCAACCATGACCAGCCTCTCTTTGAGGTTCATCAGCCGGCCACAGGTGAGGGAACAAGGCACTGGTATCAACGTGCGCATCAGAGAAGTGTGAGAAGATCGAGCTGAGAGATCATACATGATCAGGCCATGGCGGCGGTCAGCAGTTCCTAAAACAGCAGTAGAGTGAATCAAGCAGTACAAAATTCCATTGCAAATCACGCTCTCGTCACCTCCCCTCCATCCTGAGAAAACCTCCGTAATGGATGTAACCCATGATCTATTCCCTGACTCATATATGTGGATGGAGAAGTCCCACTGGAGGAAATCTCCTGGCACCTGCTTAGATTTTGCCACAACAACAGTGTAATCATGAGATTTCCTGTCCACAGATATAGCAAGGGTACTATAGTCGGGGAACTTTACACCAGGAGGTTCCAATAGCATCTTCCAGTCTTTTGTGATTGGGTTGCAAACAAAGATACGGCTTCTACTGTCATTGTCCATGGAGCAAACCAATCCACAGGATGAAGAGATAAACCAGTTACTTCTTTCAATGCAAGGAAGACTGAAGCTATACCACTTCCGAAGTATGGGGTCATAGGCATAACCAGCAGGAGCCTCACTACAGGTAAACATGTAGTACCATGGCTTCTGAGGCAACTTGTTGGCCCATAGAAACCTCCTCAAGTGGATGATATCATACCATCTTTTGCACACGGATGAAGCTCTGATAATGCTTGCAATGGGCAAAAAGGATAAGATTCTCTCTAAGATATCATCTGGAAGAATGCTATCCAAGGAAACCATGAATTCTTCGCCTCCCTTGTTGCTCTCCGAGACTGGTTCAAATTCAGCAACCTCACTTCCAAAATGGCTAATGGAAAGAGGCTCCCATGATGTCTCACCCTCCATGAGGGTAAGAAGACCATTCAACAAAGGCCAAAGCAAAATCTGaaaggattctgaaagagagagaagagagaagagcaaAGAAATATAAAAGATCAGATTCAAAATTACATTAAAAGTGCCAGAACAT
Coding sequences within it:
- the LOC105047537 gene encoding F-box/kelch-repeat protein At3g61590, encoding MEGETSWEPLSISHFGSEVAEFEPVSESNKGGEEFMVSLDSILPDDILERILSFLPIASIIRASSVCKRWYDIIHLRRFLWANKLPQKPWYYMFTCSEAPAGYAYDPILRKWYSFSLPCIERSNWFISSSCGLVCSMDNDSRSRIFVCNPITKDWKMLLEPPGVKFPDYSTLAISVDRKSHDYTVVVAKSKQVPGDFLQWDFSIHIYESGNRSWVTSITEVFSGWRGGDESVICNGILYCLIHSTAVLGTADRRHGLIMYDLSARSSHTSLMRTLIPVPCSLTCGRLMNLKERLVMVGGIAKYDRPDIIRGIGIWELCKEGWREVTRMPHKFFQGFGEFDDVFASSGTDDLIYIQSYGATALLVFDMNQKQWKWSVKCPVTKRFPLQLFTGFCFEPRLEVAS